One window of Saccharomyces mikatae IFO 1815 strain IFO1815 genome assembly, chromosome: 8 genomic DNA carries:
- the MIP6 gene encoding Mip6p (similar to Saccharomyces cerevisiae PES4 (YFR023W) and MIP6 (YHR015W); ancestral locus Anc_1.357): MSSTQSNVLNNISLNSKQNHRSISKTCSKGKDVKQKNFKMASTEILVNTQGAGHKGENMKSMNFAVKSGNDNRKHECRNATQEKKEQEQVSEKRVSKEGVEKRSTKNLKISTLFIGNLKPTVTEEMLRKIFRKYQSFESAKICRDFLTKKSLGYGYLNFKNKNETEAARKEFNYTVFFGQEVKIMPSMKNTLFRKNIGTNVFFSNLPLDNPQLTTRKFYLIMIEYGNVLSCLLEKRKNIGFVYFDNDISARNVIKKYNNQEFFGNIIICGIHFDKEVRSRPEFTKRKKMIGSDIVIEDELLASKNLPDNAHLKTIIAKNLPSESTQEEVLNFFSTSGPVKSVFISQKQANAPHRAFVTYKSEEDSKKAQKYLNNTVFKGQTIWVGPTKNKSIHNKSRTSRKTKVYLRSLSFNCNKEFISQLCLQERIRFSEIKITNYNSLNWTFSGYIECLSSSDAEKLFNILDRRLIGSSLVEASWTKNYGNMLNEIDYEDKNNDNSCSSSINISPMMRFHSRNLPACQMPLPSQFQQQFVSPFQPYSNSCTNTNSPVSTPMKPHPAFDLITKVNDKKMEPVAESKQGNEEILESLKKIINRNLQRINISGLNKVENLRSISEFIFDVFWDHDSERLAHFLLITNTSPESQEILQKQIIRAAENLGFPV; encoded by the coding sequence ATGTCGAGTACTCAAAGTAATGTGTTAAATAACATCTCTCTAAACAGTAAGCAAAATCATAGATCGATTTCTAAGACTTGCTCAAAGGGAAAAGATGTAAAACagaaaaacttcaaaatgGCTTCCACAGAGATACTGGTGAATACGCAAGGAGCTGGCCATAAAGGTGAGAATATGAAATCAATGAATTTTGCAGTTAAAAGTGGAAATGACAACAGAAAACATGAGTGCAGAAATGCAACgcaggaaaagaaagagcaaGAACAAGTTTCTGAGAAGAGAGTTTCAAAGGAAGGCgtggaaaaaagaagtacaaaaaatttaaagatAAGCACCCTTTTTATAGGAAATTTAAAACCAACTGTCACCGAGGAAATGCTAAGGAAAATATTCAGAAAGTATCAATCTTTTGAATCCGCTAAGATATGCCGTGATTTTCTTACCAAGAAATCGTTAGGTTATGGCTATTTAAactttaaaaataaaaacgaAACAGAAGCTGCAAGAAAGGAATTCAATTATacagttttttttggccAAGAAGTTAAAATTATGCCTTCTATGAAAAATACACTattcagaaaaaatattggaactaatgtttttttctcaaatttACCCCTAGACAATCCTCAACTGACcacaagaaaattttatctGATAATGATCGAGTATGGCAATGTACTCTCGTGTCttttagaaaaaagaaaaaacattggatttgtttattttgataACGATATTTCTGCTAGAaatgtaataaaaaaatacaacaaCCAAGAGTTCTTTGggaatattattatatgtGGAATACATTTTGACAAAGAAGTAAGAAGCAGACCTGAATTTActaaaaggaaaaaaatgatcGGCTCTGACATAGTTATCGAAGACGAGCTTTTAGCTAGTAAAAATTTACCAGATAATGCTCACttaaaaacaataatagcaAAAAATCTACCTTCAGAATCAACACAAGAAGAAGTActaaattttttcagtacAAGTGGCCCCGTGAAGTCTGTATTCATTTCACAGAAGCAAGCGAATGCGCCACATAGAGCGTTTGTCACGTATAAAAGCGAAGAAGACTCTAAGAAGGCACAAAAATACTTAAATAATACAGTTTTCAAAGGACAGACTATTTGGGTGGGTCCTACCAAAAATAAATCCATTCATAATAAATCGAGAACAAGCAGGAAAACAAAAGTCTATTTAAGGAGCTTAAGCTTCAATTGTAATAAAGAGTTTATTAGCCAGCTATGCTTGCAAGAAAGGATACGATTTAGCGAAATCAAGATTACAAACTACAATTCATTAAATTGGACATTCTCTGGATATATCGAGTGCCTTTCCAGCAGCGATGCTGAGAAATTATTTAATATTCTGGATAGGAGACTAATTGGAAGTAGCCTGGTTGAAGCATCATGGACAAAAAATTATGGTAACATGTTAAATGAGATAGATTATGAAGATAAGAACAACGATAATAGTTGTAGTAGCTCGATTAATATCAGTCCCATGATGCGTTTCCACTCAAGGAACTTACCAGCTTGTCAAATGCCCCTACCGTCACAGTTTCAGCAGCAATTCGTTTCCCCATTCCAACCATATTCAAACTCATGTACAAACACGAACTCACCGGTATCAACACCAATGAAACCTCATCCAGCATTTGATTTAATTACAAAAGTTaatgacaaaaaaatggaacCAGTAGCAGAATCTAAACAAGGAAATGAGGAAATACTGGagtcattgaaaaaaatcataaacAGAAACTTACAACGCATAAATATTTCTGGTTTAAATAAGGTAGAGAACTTGCGCAGCATTTCCGAGTTCATTTTCGACGTATTTTGGGATCATGATTCGGAAAGACTAGCacattttttgttaatcACAAATACTTCACCAGAATCACAAGAAATTCTGCAAAAGCAAATAATCAGGGCTGCTGAAAACCTTGGATTTCCCGTTTAA
- the YSC84 gene encoding Ysc84p (similar to Saccharomyces cerevisiae LSB3 (YFR024C-A) and YSC84 (YHR016C); ancestral locus Anc_1.356), whose amino-acid sequence MGINNPIPRSLKSETKKAAKVLRSFVKPNQVFGADQVIPPYVLKKAKGLAIITVLKAGFLFSGRAGSGVIVARLKDGTWSAPSAIAMAGAGAGGMVGVELTDFVFILNSEEAVKSFSEFGTITLGGNVSVSAGPLGRSAEAAASASTGGVSAVFAYSKSKGLFAGVSVEGSAILERREANRKFYGDNCTSKMILSGRVKVPPAADPLLRILESRAFNFTRRDHGDNDSDDGFHNDGQYSDNTSRYYDDIPDSVDSADESSMRPDTRASRRRGMSVGSRSRYDDDFDYDYGRTRGYDDNNSSDEDYDHRRPPNRNGSRNKGPQIDRGTKPRANTRWEDDLYDRDAGYSRPPHYSSKDFDNTNGNRRSYGRERGYSLGHGQFHSSSNSNVDDLSHKMTMTGIDDESSGAKSSTPTAVALYNFAGEQSGDLAFKKGDVISILKKSDSQNDWWTGRANGKEGIFPANYVRVT is encoded by the exons atgGGTATCAATAATCCAATCCCTCGAAGTTTAAAAAGTGAGACCAA GAAAGCCGCTAAAGTTTTAAGAAGTTTTGTCAAACCAAATCAAGTATTTGGAGCAGACCAAGTCATTCCACCATATGTGTTAAAAAAAGCCAAAGGCCTAGCAATTATCACAGTTTTGAAGGCAGGATTCTTGTTTTCGGGTAGGGCAGGATCTGGCGTGATTGTGGCTAGATTAAAAGATGGTACATGGTCTGCCCCCTCTGCTATTGCCATGGCAGGTGCCGGTGCTGGTGGTATGGTCGGTGTTGAATTGACTGATTtcgtttttattttgaattcCGAAGAAGCAGTGAAATCCTTTTCTGAATTTGGTACTATTACTCTAGGTGGTAATGTGTCAGTTTCCGCGGGTCCTCTTGGGAGAAGTGCAGAAGCAGCAGCCTCTGCTTCCACAGGTGGTGTCTCAGCAGTTTTTGCTTATTCCAAGAGTAAAGGTTTGTTTGCAGGAGTATCTGTGGAAGGTTCAGCtattttggaaagaagGGAAGCTAATCGGAAATTCTACGGTGATAATTGTACATCAAAAATGATTTTGTCAGGGAGAGTAAAAGTTCCACCAGCTGCTGATCCTTTGCTCCGTATCTTAGAATCAAGAGCATTCAATTTTACACGCCGCGACCATGGTGATAATGACAGTGATGATGGTTTTCACAATGATGGCCAATACAGTGATAATACCAGCCGTTATTATGATGACATACCTGATTCCGTTGACTCTGCTGATGAATCCTCCATGCGTCCGGACACAAGAGCATCAAGAAGGAGAGGGATGTCAGTGGGATCTCGCAGTCgttatgatgatgattttgattATGATTATGGACGTACCCGTGGATATGACGATAATAACAGCAGCGATGAAGATTATGATCACAGAAGACCTCCAAATAGAAATGGCAGTCGCAATAAAGGACCTCAAATAGATAGAGGTACTAAGCCACGTGCTAACACTCGGTGGGAAGATGACTTGTATGATAGAGATGCTGGATATTCCCGTCCTCCTCACTACTCTAGCAAGGATTTTGATAACACTAATGGAAATAGACGCAGTTATGGTAGAGAAAGAGGTTATAGTCTAGGTCATGGCCAATTTCACTCCAGCAGTAACAGTAATGTCGACGATCTCTCAcataaaatgacaatgacAGGAATAGACGATGAGTCTTCTGGTGCCAAATCGTCAACTCCAACAGCTGTCGCTCTCTATAATTTTGCAGGAGAACAATCAGGAGATCTagctttcaaaaaaggTGACGTTATTTccattttgaagaaatctgATTCCCAAAATGATTGGTGGACAGGAAGGGCTAATGGCAAAGAAGGGATTTTTCCTGCAAATTACGTTCGAGTTACTTAG
- the YSC83 gene encoding Ysc83p (similar to Saccharomyces cerevisiae YSC83 (YHR017W); ancestral locus Anc_1.355) → MTLSGGKDIVDQIFDAGYWLVSKSAVLSGEIKNHVEKSIESITEKISNTKAPPLQERKYNKTKVYKALRIGFQDHWKLGLGISATSLCLYLGYRTFFKLPPNLPKAESQVVLIFGDMNDPIIRNQVMDLYRRRFTVYICTENADVYKKHEEDQDFVYYIDPGCEKDFETFFLDVPRLASILFMPRLSYHPSGVISCDSLESEIHSSIFVYYQALLTVIPHLKRSTQLILFNPSLTSELNLVHHSTEIITSGIINSLFKIFKKYRKLNVSMLKLGVLQIGSQPSNYKFLTMPGSDIHEALHYPVYKMIMSANGYRLRQLLMWLTTLGGWNSVYYCGRFSYLVSWPLASLILNHHTCLSFKRFKRSLARTYNGIISLLPKSSSKSFK, encoded by the coding sequence ATGACGTTATCTGGTGGTAAGGACATAGTTGATCAGATATTCGATGCTGGGTATTGGcttgtttcaaaaagtgCTGTATTAAGTggtgaaatcaaaaatcatgttgaaaaatcaattgAATCAATTACTGAAAAGATTTCCAACACAAAGGCTCCTCCACTACAGGAACGCAAATATAACAAGACCAAGGTCTATAAAGCATTGAGGATCGGGTTTCAGGATCACTGGAAGTTAGGCTTGGGAATTTCCGCCACATCTCTCTGCCTATACCTCGGCTATCGGACGTTCTTTAAACTTCCACCTAATTTACCTAAAGCAGAGTCCCAAGTCGTACTGATATTTGGTGACATGAACGATCCTATTATAAGGAATCAAGTGATGGATTTATATCGCAGACGATTTACGGTATACATTTGTACTGAAAATGCGGACGTTTATAAGAAACACGAAGAAGATCAGGATTTTGTATATTACATTGATCCTGGTTGTGAAAAGGACTTTGagactttttttcttgatgtaCCAAGATTGGCATCAATATTGTTCATGCCAAGGTTGTCATACCATCCATCTGGAGTAATTTCGTGTGACTCATTGGAATCTGAAATCCATTCAAGTATTTTTGTGTACTATCAAGCATTATTAACCGTCATACCTCATTTGAAGAGAAGTACCCAGCTAATCTTATTCAATCCTTCTTTGACTTCGGAGCTAAATCTAGTTCATCATAGTACTGAAATTATAACATCAGGGATAATCAACTCACtatttaaaattttcaagaaatatcGGAAATTAAATGTGTCCATGCTCAAGCTTGGCGTTCTGCAAATTGGATCGCAGCCATCAAATTACAAGTTTCTAACAATGCCCGGCTCAGATATTCACGAGGCCTTACATTACCCAGTTTataaaatgataatgaGTGCGAATGGGTATAGACTACGGCAACTGTTAATGTGGTTAACGACTTTAGGTGGCTGGAATAGTGTTTATTATTGCGGTCGTTTCAGTTATTTAGTCTCATGGCCACTCGCATCACTTATCTTGAACCATCATACATGTTTGTCTTTCAAGCGTTTCAAAAGAAGTCTGGCTAGAACCTATAATGGTATTATCTCGCTTCTTCCCAAGTCATCTTCCAAGTCATTCAAATAA
- the ARG4 gene encoding argininosuccinate lyase ARG4 (similar to Saccharomyces cerevisiae ARG4 (YHR018C); ancestral locus Anc_1.354), with amino-acid sequence MSDGSQKLWGGRFTGETDPLMHLYNASLPYDYKMYKADLEGTKVYTAGLQKLGLLTEAELAKIHEGLADIKKEWDADKFVRHPNDEDIHTANERRLGELIGRDIAGKVHTGRSRNDQVVTDLRIYCRDVVNGTLFPALKGLVDVLIKRAEGEIDILMPGYTHLQRAQPIRWSHWLSSYATYFTEDYKRLGQILHRLNQSPLGAGALAGHPYGIDREFLAEGLGFNSVIGNSLVAVSDRDFIVELMFWGTLFMNHISRFAEDLIIYCTAEFGFIQLSDAYSTGSSLMPQKKNADSLELLRGKSGRVFGDLTGFLMSLKGIPSTYDKDMQEDKEPLFDCLTTVEHSMLIATGVISTLNVNKEKMEAALTMDMLATDLADYLVRKGVPFRETHHISGECVATAEKLGLSGIDKLTLEQYQKIDPRFAEDLFETFNFEQSVERRDATGGTAKSAILKQLNSLRSQLN; translated from the coding sequence ATGTCGGATGGTTCTCAAAAACTATGGGGTGGAAGATTTACCGGTGAAACTGATCCCTTGATGCACCTTTACAATGCCTCTCTTCCATATGATTATAAGATGTACAAAGCAGACTTGGAGGGAACCAAGGTATATACTGCGGGTTTGCAAAAGTTGGGTCTTCTCACAGAGGCAGAATTGGCCAAGATCCATGAAGGTTTAGCTGATATTAAGAAAGAGTGGGATGCTGACAAATTTGTCCGTCATCCAAACGATGAAGACATTCATACTGCAAATGAAAGACGCCTTGGAGAATTGATTGGGCGTGATATTGCCGGTAAAGTCCACACCGGCAGGTCTCGTAATGACCAAGTTGTTACTGACTTGAGAATTTACTGTCGTGACGTTGTCAATGGTACACTCTTTCCAGCCCTGAAGGGCTTGGTTGACGTTCTAATCAAAAGGGCAGAAGGTGAAATAGACATATTGATGCCAGGTTACACACATTTGCAAAGAGCGCAGCCTATTAGATGGTCTCATTGGTTGAGTTCTTACGCAACTTACTTCACGGAAGATTACAAAAGACTGGGCCAGATTCTACATAGATTGAATCAATCACCATTGGGTGCAGGTGCTCTTGCTGGACACCCTTATGGTATTGATAGAGAATTCTTGGCTGAGGGTCTAGGTTTCAATAGTGTTATTGGTAACTCCTTAGTTGCTGTCTCTGATAGAGATTTCATCGTGGAGTTGATGTTTTGGGGGACCTTATTCATGAACCATATTTCCCGTTTTGCTGAAGATTTGATTATATACTGTACGGCTGAGTTTGGTTTCATACAGTTAAGTGACGCCTATTCGACAGGTTCCTCCTTAATGcctcaaaagaaaaatgcagACTCGCTGGAGTTGTTGAGAGGTAAGTCCGGTAGGGTATTTGGTGATCTAACAGGATTCTTGATGAGTTTGAAGGGTATCCCATCTACCTACGATAAAGACATGCAGGAAGACAAAGAGCCACTGTTCGATTGTTTAACTACTGTTGAACACTCTATGCTGATTGCTACGGGTGTTATCTCTACCTTGAATGTAAATAAGGAGAAGATGGAAGCTGCATTAACTATGGATATGTTGGCTACCGATCTGGCAGATTACTTAGTCAGAAAGGGCGTTCCATTCAGGGAGACCCACCATATTTCTGGTGAATGTGTCGCCACTGCTGAAAAGTTGGGCCTAAGTGGTATTGATAAATTGACTTTAGAACAATATCAAAAGATCGATCCAAGATTTGCTGaagatctttttgaaacttttaaCTTTGAACAAAGCGTTGAAAGAAGAGACGCTACTGGCGGGACTGCTAAATCTGCTATATTAAAACAATTGAATAGCCTAAGATCTCAACTAAATTAA